A region from the Hypericibacter adhaerens genome encodes:
- a CDS encoding pyridoxal phosphate-dependent aminotransferase, protein MAHDAYPQAMLRPEIDALPDSQIVEVWKMGFEIPDVIGLWVGEGDIPTPQFICDAAADALKAGHTFYTYKQGIPALRQALARYHTRINGVPMAPERITVTSAGMNAMMLIAEMLVSQGDNIVVVSPVWPNFARSIEIMGGTAREVALEPGNDGWRLDLDKLFRAVDARTRAIYLATPGNPTGWLMEHEQMKAVLEFARKRGIFVISDEVYHRFTYDRPVAPSFLEVAAPDDPLFIVHSFSKSWAMTGWRVGWTVMPQRVVGAIDRLIEYNTSGGVQALQEACVVALEQGEPFVKELVERCHQAHDLVVKRLNAMKGVHVVPAPAAFYVMLQVEGMGPSLPFAKRLVKEARVGLAPGSAFGAGGEGHLRLCFASSHERLAKAMDRLEGFFGKR, encoded by the coding sequence ATGGCTCACGACGCATACCCCCAGGCCATGCTCCGCCCCGAGATCGACGCCCTGCCGGATTCCCAGATCGTCGAGGTCTGGAAGATGGGATTCGAGATCCCCGACGTGATCGGCCTCTGGGTCGGCGAAGGCGACATCCCGACCCCGCAGTTCATCTGCGACGCGGCGGCGGACGCGCTCAAGGCCGGCCACACCTTCTACACCTACAAGCAGGGCATCCCGGCGCTGCGCCAGGCGCTGGCGCGCTACCACACCCGCATCAACGGCGTGCCGATGGCGCCCGAGCGCATCACCGTCACCAGCGCCGGCATGAACGCGATGATGCTGATCGCCGAGATGCTGGTGAGCCAGGGCGACAACATCGTCGTGGTTTCGCCGGTATGGCCCAACTTCGCGCGCTCGATCGAGATCATGGGCGGCACCGCCCGCGAGGTGGCGCTCGAGCCCGGCAATGACGGCTGGCGGCTCGATCTCGACAAGCTCTTCCGCGCCGTCGATGCGCGCACCCGCGCGATCTACCTGGCCACGCCGGGCAACCCGACCGGCTGGCTGATGGAGCACGAGCAGATGAAGGCCGTGCTCGAATTCGCCCGCAAGCGCGGGATCTTCGTCATCTCGGACGAGGTCTATCACCGCTTCACCTACGACCGGCCGGTGGCGCCCTCCTTCCTCGAGGTCGCGGCGCCCGACGATCCGCTCTTCATCGTCCACAGCTTCTCCAAGAGCTGGGCCATGACCGGCTGGCGCGTGGGCTGGACCGTGATGCCGCAGCGCGTGGTGGGTGCCATCGACCGCCTGATCGAATACAACACCTCGGGCGGCGTGCAGGCGCTGCAGGAGGCCTGCGTCGTGGCGCTGGAGCAGGGCGAGCCCTTCGTGAAGGAGCTGGTCGAGCGCTGCCACCAGGCGCACGACCTCGTCGTCAAGCGCCTCAACGCGATGAAGGGCGTCCATGTCGTGCCGGCGCCCGCGGCCTTCTACGTGATGCTGCAGGTCGAGGGCATGGGCCCGTCGCTGCCCTTCGCCAAGCGCCTCGTCAAGGAAGCCCGCGTCGGCCTCGCCCCCGGCAGCGCCTTCGGCGCCGGCGGCGAAGGCCACCTGCGCCTCTGCTTCGCCTCGAGCCACGAGCGGCTGGCGAAGGCGATGGACCGGCTGGAAGGGTTCTTCGGCAAGCGGTGA
- the ccmE gene encoding cytochrome c maturation protein CcmE has protein sequence MTRKRQRLIVLCLALLLGGGATALVLSAFSDNLVFFYSPSDLLTKPVPAGRSLRIGGLVEEGSVKRDSDGVTIHFIVTDLKNTVPVTYSGVLPDLFREGQGVVAEGTMTPDGSFAARSVLAKHDEKYMPREVAEALKKSGEWRGDDAGAGAGAATTP, from the coding sequence ATGACCCGCAAGCGCCAGCGTCTGATCGTCCTGTGTCTGGCGTTGCTGCTCGGCGGCGGCGCCACGGCGCTGGTCTTGAGCGCCTTCAGCGACAATCTCGTCTTCTTCTACAGCCCGAGCGATCTCCTGACGAAGCCGGTGCCGGCCGGCCGCTCCTTGCGCATCGGCGGGCTGGTCGAGGAAGGCAGCGTCAAGCGCGACAGCGACGGCGTCACGATCCATTTCATCGTGACCGACCTCAAGAACACCGTGCCCGTCACCTATAGCGGCGTGCTGCCCGATCTCTTCCGCGAGGGCCAGGGCGTGGTGGCCGAGGGCACGATGACGCCCGACGGCAGCTTCGCCGCCCGCTCGGTGCTGGCCAAGCATGACGAGAAATACATGCCGCGCGAGGTCGCCGAGGCCCTGAAGAAATCGGGCGAATGGCGCGGCGACGATGCGGGAGCCGGGGCCGGGGCGGCAACCACGCCATGA
- the acnA gene encoding aconitate hydratase AcnA, with protein sequence MSVSLDSYKTRRSLTVGKRRYDYFSLAAAEKKLGDLKRLPFSLKVLLENLLRYEDGRTVTKEDVAAVAAWLKEKRSSREIAFRPARVLMQDFTGVPAVVDLAAMRDAMVKLGGDPKKINPLVPVDLVIDHSVIVDNFGNASAFAANVKHEYQRNGERYQFLRWGQKGFDNFQVVPPGTGICHQVNLEYLAQVVWTRKDEKGNVAFPDTLVGTDSHTTMVNGLSVLGWGVGGIEAEACMLGQPLSMVLPEVIGFKLTGKLREGATATDLVLTVTQMLRKKGVVNKFVEFYGAGLDNMALADRATIANMAPEYGATCGFFPIDDETVRFLKATGRAKVAPLVEAYAKKQGLWRSAKTPDPVFTDTLELDLATVEPSLAGPKRPQDRVPLSQAAPQFTGTMEKEFGRKDDGKRVAAEGEKYDVGHGDVVIAAITSCTNTSNPSVMLGAGLIARNAVKHGLKVKPWVKTSLAPGSQVVTDYLKKAGLQDALNKIGFNLVGYGCTTCIGNSGPLPDAVSKAVSDGDLVVASVLSGNRNFEGRVNPQTRANFLASPMLVVIYALAGSMKIDITKDPIGTGKGGKKVYLKDLWPTNEEIAKFVKKNVTPTAFKTRYADVFHGDKFWRGIKVAPSLTYGWDNKSTYVQNPPYFEGMTNTVGGFSDIKGARVLALLGDSITTDHISPAGSIKKDSPAGKYLIENGVAVADFNQYGTRRGNHEVMMRGTFANIRIKNEMVPGVEGGVTKYIPTGETMPIYDAAMKYKAAGTPLVVIAGKEYGTGSSRDWAAKGTILLGVKAVITESFERIHRSNLVGMGVMPLLFKEGTTRKTLNLDGTEIFDITGLSGGIKPRMDVPVTIHRAGGKTEQITVTCGIFTLDEVEYFRNGGILHYVLRNLAKAG encoded by the coding sequence GTGTCCGTCAGCCTCGACAGCTATAAAACCCGCCGCAGCCTGACCGTCGGCAAGCGCCGCTACGACTATTTCAGCCTGGCGGCCGCGGAGAAGAAGCTGGGGGATCTGAAGCGGCTGCCCTTCTCGCTCAAGGTGCTGCTCGAGAACCTGCTGCGCTACGAGGACGGGCGGACGGTCACCAAGGAGGACGTGGCCGCGGTCGCGGCCTGGCTCAAGGAGAAGCGCTCGAGCCGCGAGATCGCCTTCCGGCCCGCCCGCGTGCTGATGCAGGACTTCACCGGTGTGCCGGCGGTGGTCGATCTGGCCGCGATGCGCGACGCGATGGTGAAGCTCGGCGGCGATCCCAAGAAGATCAACCCGCTGGTGCCGGTCGATCTCGTCATCGACCATTCGGTGATCGTCGACAATTTCGGCAATGCCTCGGCCTTCGCGGCCAACGTGAAGCACGAATATCAGCGCAACGGCGAGCGCTACCAGTTCCTGCGCTGGGGCCAGAAGGGCTTCGACAATTTCCAGGTGGTGCCGCCCGGCACCGGCATCTGCCACCAGGTCAATCTCGAATATCTGGCCCAGGTGGTCTGGACCCGGAAGGACGAGAAGGGGAACGTCGCCTTCCCCGACACGCTGGTCGGCACCGACAGCCACACCACGATGGTGAACGGGCTTTCCGTGCTGGGCTGGGGCGTCGGCGGCATCGAGGCCGAGGCCTGCATGCTGGGCCAGCCGCTCTCGATGGTGCTGCCCGAGGTGATCGGCTTCAAGCTCACGGGCAAGCTCAGGGAAGGGGCGACCGCCACCGACCTGGTGCTGACCGTGACGCAGATGCTGCGCAAGAAGGGCGTGGTCAACAAGTTCGTCGAGTTCTATGGCGCGGGCCTCGACAACATGGCGCTCGCCGACCGCGCCACCATCGCCAACATGGCGCCGGAATATGGCGCCACCTGCGGCTTCTTCCCGATCGACGACGAGACCGTCCGCTTCCTCAAGGCCACGGGCCGCGCCAAGGTGGCGCCGCTGGTCGAGGCCTATGCGAAGAAGCAGGGGCTGTGGCGCTCGGCGAAGACGCCCGACCCGGTCTTCACCGACACGCTCGAGCTCGATCTCGCGACCGTCGAGCCCTCGCTCGCCGGGCCCAAGCGTCCGCAGGACCGCGTGCCGCTGAGCCAGGCGGCACCGCAATTCACCGGCACGATGGAGAAGGAGTTCGGGCGCAAGGATGACGGCAAGCGCGTCGCCGCCGAGGGCGAGAAATACGATGTCGGCCATGGCGACGTGGTGATCGCCGCCATCACCTCCTGCACCAACACCTCCAACCCCTCGGTGATGCTGGGCGCCGGCCTCATCGCGCGCAACGCGGTCAAGCATGGCTTGAAGGTGAAGCCCTGGGTCAAGACCTCGCTGGCACCGGGCTCGCAGGTCGTGACCGATTATCTGAAGAAAGCGGGCCTCCAGGACGCGCTCAACAAGATCGGATTCAATCTCGTCGGCTATGGCTGCACCACCTGCATCGGCAATTCGGGCCCGCTGCCGGACGCGGTGTCGAAGGCGGTCAGCGACGGCGATCTGGTGGTGGCCTCGGTGCTCTCGGGCAACCGCAATTTTGAAGGCCGCGTCAATCCGCAGACCCGCGCCAACTTCCTGGCCTCGCCGATGCTGGTGGTGATCTACGCGCTCGCCGGCTCGATGAAGATCGACATCACCAAGGATCCGATCGGCACCGGCAAGGGCGGCAAGAAGGTCTATCTCAAGGATCTCTGGCCGACCAACGAGGAGATCGCGAAGTTCGTCAAGAAGAACGTGACGCCCACCGCCTTCAAGACGCGCTACGCCGACGTGTTCCATGGCGACAAGTTCTGGCGCGGCATCAAGGTGGCGCCGAGCCTGACCTATGGCTGGGACAACAAGTCGACCTATGTGCAGAACCCGCCCTATTTCGAGGGCATGACCAACACCGTCGGCGGCTTCTCCGACATCAAGGGCGCGCGGGTCCTGGCGCTGCTCGGCGATTCCATCACCACCGATCACATCTCGCCCGCGGGCTCCATCAAGAAGGACAGCCCGGCCGGCAAATATCTGATCGAGAACGGTGTCGCCGTCGCCGACTTCAACCAGTACGGCACGCGCCGCGGCAATCACGAGGTGATGATGCGCGGCACCTTCGCCAATATCCGCATCAAGAACGAGATGGTGCCGGGCGTCGAAGGGGGCGTGACGAAATACATCCCGACCGGCGAGACCATGCCGATCTATGACGCGGCGATGAAATACAAGGCGGCCGGCACGCCGCTCGTCGTCATCGCCGGCAAGGAATACGGCACCGGCTCCTCGCGCGACTGGGCGGCCAAGGGCACGATCCTGCTCGGCGTGAAAGCCGTGATCACCGAGAGCTTCGAGCGCATCCATCGCTCGAACCTGGTGGGCATGGGCGTGATGCCGCTGCTCTTCAAGGAAGGCACGACGCGCAAGACGCTGAATCTCGACGGCACCGAGATCTTCGACATCACCGGTCTCTCGGGCGGCATCAAGCCGCGCATGGACGTGCCCGTCACGATCCACCGTGCCGGCGGCAAAACCGAGCAGATCACCGTCACCTGCGGAATCTTCACGCTCGACGAGGTCGAGTATTTCCGCAACGGCGGGATCCTGCACTACGTGCTGCGGAACCTCGCGAAGGCGGGGTGA
- a CDS encoding DMT family transporter: protein MPISILYIVTVLIWGTSWYAMRFQIGAVPELQSIAYRYLLSAALLILFCLVTRRRLRFGWRDHLFCAIQGATLFWFNYLLFYIAASRIPTGLLAICFSTIVVMNIANGALFFGTRTERRVWFGALIGMAGLGLVFLPAILGIEFSRAHLEGLILSLVATFSASLGNMVSVRHKRAGIPVVESNALGMGYGALLGLVAAGLFSAPYRFDGGAPFLLSLGYLVVFASVIGFGSYLTLVQRIGADRAAYASVLFPVLAMLLSTLFEGYRWTAIAGLGILLVLAGNLLVLLKPAKAATAPAPIPAGTPAPMPANRTLRP, encoded by the coding sequence TTGCCGATCTCGATCCTCTATATCGTCACCGTGCTGATCTGGGGCACCTCCTGGTACGCGATGCGCTTCCAGATCGGGGCGGTGCCGGAGCTGCAGTCGATCGCCTACCGCTATCTGCTCTCGGCCGCCCTGCTGATCCTCTTTTGCCTCGTCACGCGCCGGCGCCTGCGCTTCGGCTGGCGCGACCATCTCTTCTGCGCGATCCAGGGCGCCACGCTGTTCTGGTTCAACTATCTCCTGTTCTACATCGCCGCCTCGCGCATCCCGACCGGGCTGCTCGCGATCTGCTTCTCGACCATCGTGGTCATGAACATCGCCAACGGCGCGCTCTTCTTCGGCACCCGCACCGAGCGCCGCGTCTGGTTCGGGGCGCTCATCGGCATGGCGGGGCTGGGCCTCGTCTTCCTGCCGGCGATCCTCGGCATCGAGTTCTCGCGCGCCCATCTCGAGGGGCTGATCCTTTCCCTGGTCGCCACCTTTTCCGCCTCGCTCGGCAACATGGTCTCGGTCCGCCACAAGCGGGCCGGCATCCCCGTGGTGGAGAGCAACGCGCTGGGCATGGGCTATGGCGCGCTCCTGGGGCTGGTCGCGGCCGGCCTTTTCAGCGCCCCCTACCGCTTCGACGGGGGCGCCCCGTTCCTGCTCTCGCTGGGCTATCTCGTGGTCTTCGCCTCGGTGATCGGCTTCGGCAGCTATCTGACCCTGGTGCAGCGGATCGGCGCCGACCGGGCGGCCTATGCCAGCGTGCTGTTCCCGGTCCTGGCGATGCTGCTCTCGACCCTGTTCGAGGGCTACCGCTGGACCGCGATCGCCGGGCTGGGCATCCTGCTGGTCCTCGCCGGCAACCTGCTGGTGCTGCTGAAGCCCGCCAAGGCGGCGACCGCCCCCGCCCCGATACCGGCGGGGACGCCGGCCCCGATGCCCGCGAACCGAACCTTAAGACCCTGA
- a CDS encoding heme lyase CcmF/NrfE family subunit → MIVELGHYALILALLVSLLQSVIPLVGAQRNNARWMAMAKPGAIALFLLVAFAFASLMRAHILSDFSVRNVVENSHSLKPMLYKITGLWGNHEGSLLLWVLILAIYGAAVALFGNRLPTRLKARALSVQAMVALGFLAFMLFTSDPFARVFPTPPDGNDLNPLLQDPGLAFHPPMLYLGYVGFSMAFSFAVAALIEGKVDAAWARWVRPWTLAAWVALTAGIGLGSWWAYYELGWGGWWYWDPVENASFMPWLLGTALLHSAIVVEKRDALKAWSILLAILTFGLSLIGTFLVRSGVLTSVHAFATDPARGVFILALLTIYVGGALALFAWRAPMLKGGGLFQPVSREGALLLNNLLLATACATVFIGTLYPLFLDVTGGGTVSVGPPYYNATFLPVILPMLLLMGIGPLLAWKRGDLAGALTRLWVAGAIALAAAALTWWLHRGGPLLALVGMAAGAWVAVSVFVELGTRIGLGRGGLATASRRLFQLPRSAVGMTVAHLGLAIAIFGITGAAAWKEEHVANLAVGQSLDLGAYEFRLDEARRVDGVNYWAYRGQFTVSRGGAPVAVLHPERRLYWVQRMPTTEAAIHSNGLADLYAVLGEPDGKGGWTVRLYREPLVPLIWAGVLVMVLGGLVSLSDRRYRVGAPAQRRAAVAAARA, encoded by the coding sequence ATGATCGTCGAACTCGGTCATTACGCGCTGATCCTGGCGCTCTTGGTGTCGCTGCTGCAGTCGGTGATCCCGCTGGTGGGCGCCCAGCGCAACAATGCGCGCTGGATGGCGATGGCGAAGCCCGGCGCCATCGCGCTCTTCCTGCTGGTCGCTTTCGCCTTCGCGAGCCTGATGCGGGCCCATATCCTCTCGGACTTCTCGGTCCGCAACGTGGTCGAGAACTCGCATTCGCTCAAGCCGATGCTCTACAAGATCACCGGGCTCTGGGGGAATCACGAGGGCTCGCTGCTGCTCTGGGTGCTGATCCTCGCGATCTATGGCGCGGCGGTGGCGCTCTTCGGCAACCGCCTGCCGACGCGGCTCAAGGCACGCGCGCTTTCCGTGCAGGCGATGGTGGCGCTGGGCTTCCTCGCCTTCATGCTCTTCACCTCCGATCCTTTCGCCCGCGTCTTCCCGACGCCGCCCGACGGCAACGATCTCAACCCGCTGCTGCAGGACCCGGGCCTCGCCTTCCATCCGCCGATGCTCTATCTCGGCTATGTCGGCTTCTCGATGGCCTTCTCCTTCGCCGTCGCCGCGCTCATCGAAGGCAAGGTCGATGCCGCCTGGGCGCGCTGGGTCAGGCCCTGGACGCTCGCCGCCTGGGTGGCGTTGACGGCCGGCATCGGGCTCGGGAGCTGGTGGGCCTATTACGAGCTGGGCTGGGGCGGCTGGTGGTATTGGGACCCGGTCGAGAACGCCTCCTTCATGCCCTGGCTGCTCGGCACCGCGCTGCTCCATTCGGCGATCGTGGTCGAGAAGCGCGACGCGCTCAAAGCCTGGTCGATCCTGCTCGCGATCCTGACCTTCGGCCTGAGCCTGATCGGCACCTTCCTGGTGCGCTCGGGCGTGCTGACCTCGGTCCATGCCTTTGCCACCGACCCCGCCCGCGGCGTCTTCATCCTGGCGCTGCTGACGATCTATGTCGGCGGCGCACTCGCGCTCTTCGCCTGGCGCGCGCCGATGCTCAAGGGCGGCGGCCTGTTCCAGCCGGTGAGCCGCGAGGGCGCGCTCTTGCTCAACAACCTGCTGCTGGCAACCGCCTGCGCCACGGTCTTCATCGGCACGCTCTATCCGCTCTTCCTCGACGTCACGGGTGGCGGCACCGTCTCGGTGGGTCCGCCCTATTACAACGCGACCTTCCTGCCGGTGATCCTGCCGATGCTGCTCCTGATGGGCATCGGCCCGCTGCTCGCCTGGAAGCGCGGCGATCTCGCGGGCGCGCTCACGCGGCTCTGGGTTGCGGGCGCGATCGCTCTCGCCGCCGCGGCGCTCACCTGGTGGCTGCATCGGGGCGGACCGCTCCTGGCGCTGGTCGGCATGGCGGCCGGCGCCTGGGTCGCGGTCTCGGTCTTCGTCGAGCTCGGCACGCGCATCGGCCTCGGGCGCGGCGGTCTCGCGACCGCCTCGCGCCGCCTGTTCCAGCTCCCGCGCAGCGCCGTCGGCATGACGGTCGCGCATCTGGGCCTCGCCATCGCGATCTTCGGCATCACCGGCGCTGCGGCCTGGAAGGAAGAGCATGTCGCCAATCTCGCCGTGGGGCAGAGCCTCGATCTCGGCGCCTATGAGTTCCGCCTCGACGAGGCGCGCCGCGTCGACGGGGTGAATTACTGGGCCTATCGCGGCCAGTTCACGGTCAGCCGCGGCGGCGCGCCCGTCGCCGTGCTTCATCCCGAGCGCCGGCTCTATTGGGTGCAGCGCATGCCGACGACCGAGGCCGCGATCCACAGCAACGGGCTCGCCGATCTCTATGCCGTGCTGGGCGAGCCCGACGGCAAGGGCGGCTGGACCGTGCGGCTCTATCGCGAGCCGCTGGTGCCGCTGATCTGGGCGGGCGTGCTGGTGATGGTGCTGGGCGGGCTGGTCTCGCTCTCGGACCGGCGCTACCGCGTGGGCGCGCCGGCACAGCGCCGCGCGGCCGTCGCCGCGGCCCGGGCGTGA
- the ccmA gene encoding heme ABC exporter ATP-binding protein CcmA translates to MPDPASPALAVEGLACQRGERLLFEGLGFALAPGQLLLLTGPNGSGKSSLLRVLAGLNAPAAGRIAWRGRPIAEDPAAHRQRLRFLTHLDGVKPALTVTENLAFWAALTGAPAARAGTALEAFGLERIADLPARFLSAGQRRRLALSRLTLAPAALWLLDEPSTSLDAEGVERLLAAIAAHRAQGGIAVVATHDRLALQPSDELRLAERGAAS, encoded by the coding sequence ATTCCCGATCCCGCGAGCCCGGCGCTGGCGGTCGAAGGCCTCGCCTGCCAGCGGGGCGAACGGCTGCTGTTCGAGGGGCTGGGCTTCGCGCTGGCGCCGGGTCAGCTCCTGCTGCTGACAGGCCCCAATGGCAGCGGCAAATCGAGCCTGCTGCGGGTCCTGGCGGGGCTCAATGCGCCGGCGGCGGGCCGCATCGCCTGGCGCGGACGCCCCATCGCCGAGGACCCCGCCGCCCATCGCCAGCGGCTGCGCTTCCTGACCCACCTCGACGGCGTCAAGCCGGCCCTGACCGTGACCGAGAATCTTGCCTTCTGGGCGGCGCTGACAGGCGCGCCCGCCGCCCGCGCCGGGACGGCGCTCGAGGCCTTCGGCCTGGAGCGGATCGCCGACCTGCCGGCCCGGTTCCTGTCGGCGGGCCAGCGCCGGCGCCTGGCCTTGTCGCGGCTGACGCTGGCGCCGGCGGCCCTGTGGCTGCTCGACGAGCCCTCGACCAGCCTCGATGCCGAGGGCGTGGAGCGGCTGCTGGCCGCCATCGCCGCCCATCGCGCCCAAGGCGGCATCGCGGTGGTCGCGACCCATGACCGGCTGGCGCTCCAGCCGAGCGACGAGCTCCGCCTCGCCGAGCGCGGAGCCGCGTCATGA
- the ccmB gene encoding heme exporter protein CcmB yields MRSFLAILGRDLRLILRHGSEAATALAFFLLAVLLFPFGLGPEPDLLARIAAGILWVVALLASLIALDRLFAEDFQDGSLEQLALAPLPLPLVVLAKLGAHWLATGLPMVILAPLLALMLHMDPAGLPALVGSLLLGTPCLSFIGAVGAALVLGARRGALLLPLLILPLYIPVLIFGTAAIDAALSGLSPAPHLQLLGAILLVSLGIGPFAAAAAAKQALG; encoded by the coding sequence CTGCGCAGCTTCCTCGCCATCCTGGGGCGCGACCTGCGGCTCATCCTGCGCCATGGCTCGGAAGCGGCGACGGCGCTCGCGTTCTTTCTGCTGGCCGTGCTGCTCTTCCCCTTCGGTCTCGGCCCCGAGCCCGATCTTCTCGCCCGCATCGCGGCCGGAATCCTCTGGGTGGTGGCGCTCCTGGCTTCGCTCATCGCGCTCGACCGCCTCTTCGCGGAGGATTTCCAGGATGGCAGCCTGGAGCAGCTGGCCCTGGCCCCTTTGCCGCTGCCGCTGGTGGTGCTGGCCAAGCTCGGCGCCCATTGGCTCGCGACCGGCCTGCCGATGGTGATCCTGGCGCCGCTGCTGGCCCTCATGCTGCATATGGATCCGGCGGGGCTGCCGGCCCTGGTCGGCTCGCTGCTGCTGGGCACGCCCTGCCTCAGCTTCATCGGCGCCGTGGGCGCCGCCCTCGTGCTCGGCGCCCGGCGCGGCGCCCTGCTGCTGCCGCTCCTGATTCTGCCGCTCTATATCCCGGTCCTGATCTTCGGCACCGCCGCCATCGACGCGGCGTTGTCCGGCCTCTCGCCCGCCCCGCATCTCCAGCTCCTGGGCGCGATCCTGCTGGTGTCGCTCGGCATCGGACCCTTCGCCGCCGCCGCCGCGGCGAAACAGGCGCTGGGGTGA
- a CDS encoding heme ABC transporter permease, with product MHRFANPARFQRLARRLMPWLVAAALLLFPLGLVLAFLAPADYQQGLSVRIMYIHVPAAWMALQVYALIAVASAVALVWRHPLADLFAKAASPIGAAFTLMALVTGSLWGKPMWGTWWAWDARMTSVLILFFLYLGHMLLFTAFDDMVRGQRAAAVLALVGAVNLPIIKFSVNWWNTLHQPASIFRMGGPTIDSSMLWPLFTMALAFNAYFGVTLLLGMRAELVEARLRALQYGRAA from the coding sequence CTGCACCGTTTCGCCAATCCCGCCCGCTTCCAGCGCCTGGCGCGCCGGCTGATGCCCTGGCTGGTCGCCGCGGCCCTGCTGCTGTTCCCCTTGGGGCTGGTCCTGGCCTTCCTGGCGCCGGCCGACTATCAGCAGGGGCTCTCGGTGCGGATCATGTATATCCATGTGCCCGCCGCCTGGATGGCGCTGCAGGTCTATGCGCTGATCGCGGTCGCGAGCGCGGTGGCGCTGGTCTGGCGCCATCCGCTGGCCGATCTCTTCGCCAAGGCGGCCTCGCCGATCGGCGCCGCCTTCACGCTGATGGCGCTGGTGACCGGATCGCTCTGGGGCAAGCCGATGTGGGGCACCTGGTGGGCCTGGGATGCCCGCATGACCTCGGTGCTGATCCTCTTTTTCCTTTATCTCGGCCATATGCTGCTCTTCACCGCCTTCGACGACATGGTGCGCGGGCAGCGCGCCGCGGCGGTGCTGGCGCTGGTGGGCGCCGTCAACCTGCCGATCATCAAGTTCTCGGTGAACTGGTGGAACACGCTGCACCAGCCGGCCTCGATCTTCCGCATGGGCGGGCCCACCATCGACAGCTCGATGCTCTGGCCGCTCTTCACCATGGCGCTGGCCTTCAACGCCTATTTCGGCGTGACGCTGCTGCTCGGCATGAGGGCCGAGCTGGTCGAGGCCCGGCTCCGCGCCCTGCAATATGGCCGCGCCGCCTGA
- the ccmD gene encoding heme exporter protein CcmD, with amino-acid sequence MSSGLDGFFDMGGYGAFVWPAYALVAALLVWLLVHRIGRLKRREAELARLEQRRQGERAAPATSTASSPAASSVPASAASAKERA; translated from the coding sequence ATGAGCAGCGGACTGGACGGCTTTTTCGATATGGGCGGCTACGGCGCCTTCGTCTGGCCCGCTTACGCGCTGGTCGCGGCCCTGCTCGTCTGGCTGCTCGTCCATCGCATCGGCCGGCTGAAGCGGCGCGAGGCCGAGCTCGCCCGGCTCGAGCAGCGCCGCCAGGGCGAGCGCGCCGCGCCGGCCACGTCGACCGCCTCTTCACCGGCCGCCTCTTCCGTGCCCGCCTCCGCGGCTTCCGCGAAAGAGCGGGCATGA
- a CDS encoding IS110 family RNA-guided transposase, which yields MFVGIDVSKARLDVHVRPTGAAFSVARDEEGLAALVARLKALAPKLVVLEATGGLQLRAAAVLAAAGLPVAVVNPRQVRDFARATGRLAKTDALDAEAIARFAEAVQPEPRPLPDAETDRLNGLIVRRRQIVEMMTAEKNRRHQVTRPDLKADLDAHLEWLGKALNRIDEDLDNAVRSSPIFRAKEELLKSVPGIGDVASRTLLAELPELGRLTRRQIAALVGLAPFNRDSGTLRGQRTIWGGRAALRATLYMAALAAIRHNPAIKAFHARLRAAGKPAKVAITACMRKLLVTLNAMVRDNKPWQTA from the coding sequence ATGTTCGTTGGGATCGATGTTTCGAAGGCTCGGCTGGATGTGCACGTCCGGCCGACGGGTGCGGCCTTTAGCGTCGCGCGCGACGAGGAAGGTCTGGCGGCTTTGGTTGCCCGGCTGAAGGCACTGGCGCCAAAGTTGGTCGTGCTGGAGGCGACGGGAGGCCTGCAGTTGCGGGCCGCGGCGGTGCTGGCGGCGGCCGGGCTGCCGGTGGCGGTGGTCAACCCGCGTCAAGTCCGTGACTTTGCCCGCGCCACGGGCCGCCTGGCCAAGACTGACGCGCTCGACGCCGAGGCGATCGCCCGGTTTGCCGAGGCGGTCCAGCCGGAACCCCGGCCTCTGCCCGATGCCGAGACCGACCGGCTCAACGGCTTGATCGTCCGCCGGCGCCAGATCGTCGAGATGATGACCGCGGAGAAGAACCGGCGCCATCAGGTGACCCGGCCCGATCTCAAGGCCGATCTCGATGCTCATCTCGAATGGCTGGGCAAGGCCTTGAACCGGATCGACGAGGATCTCGACAATGCCGTGCGCTCCAGCCCGATCTTCCGAGCCAAGGAAGAATTGCTGAAAAGCGTCCCAGGGATCGGTGATGTCGCGTCTCGCACCCTGCTGGCCGAGCTGCCCGAACTGGGCCGCCTCACCCGGCGTCAGATCGCTGCCTTGGTCGGCTTGGCACCCTTCAATCGCGACAGCGGCACCCTGCGCGGCCAGCGCACCATCTGGGGCGGGCGCGCCGCCTTGCGGGCAACGCTCTACATGGCCGCCCTGGCCGCCATTCGCCACAATCCCGCGATCAAGGCCTTCCATGCTCGCCTGCGGGCGGCCGGCAAGCCGGCCAAGGTCGCCATCACCGCCTGCATGCGAAAGCTGCTCGTCACCCTCAATGCCATGGTTCGCGACAACAAACCCTGGCAAACCGCTTGA